One genomic region from Fictibacillus marinisediminis encodes:
- a CDS encoding pyridoxal phosphate-dependent decarboxylase family protein yields MLSAINKKTLPESTHEDAFDRLFIHEKISGQQAYLQAVDDTKKMIADTIRVMKVPYCGESAASIEEMIRGMRMATEGGEDLQEVLKDVEKMLLHSIQVNHKACIAHLHCPPLIPALAAEMVISAYNQSMDSWDQSSAATYLEEELIQWLCRRLGLESRADGTFTSGGTQSNYMGLLLARDAFCDKHWNWNVQKKGLPPSAGKLRILCSKEAHFTVKKSASQLGLGEEAVIQVETDSSCRLSLTDLEQKLRNLKTENLLPFALVGTCGTTDFGSIDPLNEMADAARTNGLWFHVDAAYGGALLLSKNEFYKLQGIERADSVTADFHKLFYQPISCGAFFLKDKRNFNYLNYHADYLNPEEDEQEGLRHLVNKSVQTTRRFDALKLFMSLRSVGIKQFGEMVDHTIELALQTSKQMQKSSGFTVINPLPELNAIVFRYEHPVVKDNCELNREIHRAMLHSGKAVLAKTVHKGRVCLKFTLLNPRTSIEDIKEMLHEIEELGESLHRNGGHL; encoded by the coding sequence ATGCTATCGGCTATAAATAAAAAAACGTTACCTGAATCAACACATGAAGATGCCTTTGACCGTCTATTTATCCATGAAAAAATCAGTGGCCAGCAAGCGTATCTCCAAGCTGTTGATGACACGAAAAAAATGATAGCAGACACAATACGCGTGATGAAGGTTCCATATTGCGGAGAAAGCGCTGCTTCAATTGAAGAGATGATCAGGGGGATGAGAATGGCCACAGAGGGAGGGGAAGACCTGCAGGAAGTCTTGAAAGATGTGGAGAAAATGCTTTTGCACAGCATTCAAGTTAATCACAAAGCATGCATTGCCCACCTCCATTGCCCGCCCCTCATACCTGCACTCGCTGCAGAAATGGTCATCAGTGCATACAATCAATCGATGGATTCATGGGACCAGAGTTCTGCGGCGACCTATCTTGAGGAGGAGCTGATTCAATGGCTCTGCCGCAGACTTGGGTTGGAAAGCAGAGCTGACGGCACGTTTACAAGTGGAGGGACACAATCCAACTATATGGGTCTGCTTCTGGCAAGGGACGCCTTCTGCGATAAACACTGGAATTGGAATGTCCAAAAGAAAGGGCTTCCCCCCAGTGCTGGCAAGCTTAGGATTCTCTGTTCAAAAGAAGCCCATTTTACTGTGAAGAAATCGGCGTCACAGCTCGGGCTAGGGGAGGAAGCTGTCATTCAAGTAGAGACGGACAGCTCCTGCCGCTTGTCTCTTACAGACTTGGAACAAAAACTGAGAAACTTGAAAACTGAGAATCTGCTGCCGTTCGCTTTAGTAGGAACATGCGGGACGACCGATTTTGGAAGCATTGATCCTCTCAATGAAATGGCTGATGCCGCCAGAACAAACGGTCTATGGTTTCATGTCGATGCTGCCTATGGGGGAGCACTGCTGCTAAGCAAGAATGAGTTTTATAAACTTCAAGGAATTGAGAGGGCGGATTCGGTCACGGCAGACTTCCATAAGCTGTTCTATCAGCCGATCAGCTGCGGAGCGTTCTTTCTGAAGGATAAACGGAATTTCAACTATCTTAACTATCATGCAGATTATCTGAATCCTGAAGAGGACGAACAGGAAGGCTTGCGGCATCTTGTAAATAAATCTGTGCAAACCACAAGAAGATTTGACGCGTTGAAGCTGTTTATGTCCTTACGTTCAGTCGGTATAAAGCAGTTTGGTGAGATGGTTGACCATACAATAGAGCTGGCTCTTCAAACGTCAAAGCAAATGCAGAAGTCAAGTGGCTTTACGGTGATCAATCCCCTTCCAGAATTGAATGCGATCGTTTTTCGGTATGAACACCCGGTCGTAAAAGATAATTGCGAGCTAAACAGAGAGATTCATAGAGCGATGCTGCATAGCGGAAAAGCAGTGCTCGCAAAAACGGTTCATAAAGGCCGGGTCTGCCTGAAATTTACACTGCTCAATCCAAGAACATCGATAGAAGATATCAAGGAAATGCTTCATGAGATCGAAGAATTAGGAGAGTCATTACATAGAAACGGAGGGCATCTGTAG
- a CDS encoding GNAT family N-acetyltransferase, translated as MKNKISFRRVDFNGDAELLHQWMNEEHVIPYWKLNGPKEQYYQHLLSALQDEHQKLYIGSLNGRAVSYWESYWVKGDVVEEVYEADPYDQGVHLLIGEKDCLGMGYSLSMIKAMVRYQFHEPYTAKVIAEPDIRNKKMIHVFEKCGFNPVHPVTLPDKTALLMFCDRNEFHRRWKYEDKHWLQTHL; from the coding sequence CTGAAGAACAAGATCTCTTTCCGGCGCGTTGATTTCAACGGAGATGCTGAGCTGCTTCATCAGTGGATGAATGAAGAGCATGTCATTCCGTATTGGAAGCTGAACGGCCCAAAAGAACAGTACTATCAGCATCTGCTAAGCGCTCTTCAAGATGAGCATCAAAAGCTGTATATCGGCTCCTTAAACGGCAGGGCAGTTAGCTATTGGGAAAGCTATTGGGTCAAGGGGGATGTGGTTGAAGAAGTGTACGAGGCAGATCCCTACGACCAGGGTGTTCATCTTTTGATCGGTGAAAAAGACTGCTTAGGAATGGGATACTCACTTTCGATGATCAAAGCGATGGTGAGATACCAGTTCCATGAACCGTACACTGCAAAGGTGATTGCTGAACCGGATATCCGCAACAAAAAGATGATTCATGTGTTTGAAAAGTGCGGGTTCAATCCTGTCCATCCGGTCACGCTCCCGGATAAGACAGCACTGTTGATGTTCTGTGACCGGAATGAGTTTCATAGGAGGTGGAAATATGAAGACAAACATTGGCTCCAGACCCATTTATGA
- a CDS encoding lysine N(6)-hydroxylase/L-ornithine N(5)-oxygenase family protein: MKTNIGSRPIYDAVGIGIGPFNLGLAALAEGSGLDCVFFEQKSEFHWHEGMLINGTTLQVPFLADLVSMADATNKYSFLSYLQQHERLYHFYFLEKFHIPRNEYNHYCQWAAEQLDSCRFGMKVEDVLPFGFEDGFLYEVHVRNETSGELETYLARHLVLGIGTRPHLPAYAEEPAGKRVFHSAEYLKKKEECLNARSVTVVGSGQSAAEIFLDLARDMDCNNSRLNWLTRSRGFFPMEYSKLGLEYFSPDYIDFFYQLSQEKKDRLLLEQDLLYKGISAETIGEIYDLMYEKSVGSQSPNFLLQSMTEVTGIEQQGSSHVLHCRHWMTEDTFELESDVVIFATGYKPAIPSFFKSLEEFIEWDEQGRFRIERNYRLKTHLLTKNEIFIQNGEMHTHGVGAPDLGLGAYRNTVILNEMAQETLYPVSKKNVFQNFQGGERCVALLR; this comes from the coding sequence ATGAAGACAAACATTGGCTCCAGACCCATTTATGATGCTGTCGGAATCGGCATAGGTCCCTTTAACTTAGGATTGGCAGCTCTTGCCGAAGGTTCAGGGCTGGATTGTGTATTCTTTGAGCAAAAAAGTGAATTTCATTGGCATGAAGGGATGCTGATCAACGGAACAACCTTGCAGGTGCCTTTCCTGGCGGACCTCGTCAGTATGGCAGACGCAACGAACAAGTACAGCTTCCTTTCCTATCTTCAGCAGCATGAGCGGCTGTATCATTTTTACTTTCTTGAGAAGTTCCATATCCCAAGGAACGAATATAACCATTACTGCCAGTGGGCAGCCGAGCAATTGGATTCCTGCCGGTTCGGCATGAAGGTGGAAGATGTACTTCCATTTGGTTTTGAGGATGGTTTCCTCTATGAGGTTCATGTTCGAAATGAGACGAGTGGTGAGCTTGAAACGTATCTAGCACGGCATTTGGTGCTCGGCATCGGCACGAGGCCACATCTTCCTGCTTATGCAGAGGAGCCGGCAGGGAAACGAGTCTTTCATTCCGCCGAGTATTTAAAGAAAAAAGAGGAATGTCTTAACGCACGTTCTGTGACGGTGGTTGGATCGGGACAGAGTGCGGCAGAAATCTTTTTAGATCTTGCACGGGATATGGACTGCAATAATTCCCGGCTGAACTGGCTGACACGGTCCAGGGGGTTCTTTCCTATGGAATATTCCAAGCTTGGCCTCGAATATTTTTCTCCTGATTATATCGACTTTTTCTATCAACTCTCTCAGGAGAAAAAGGACAGGCTGCTGCTTGAGCAGGACCTTCTGTATAAGGGCATCAGTGCAGAGACCATTGGAGAGATCTATGATCTAATGTATGAAAAATCGGTGGGGAGCCAGTCTCCGAATTTCCTGCTGCAATCGATGACTGAGGTGACAGGAATAGAGCAGCAGGGTTCATCTCACGTGCTCCATTGCAGACATTGGATGACAGAAGATACCTTCGAGCTGGAATCAGATGTTGTCATTTTTGCGACAGGTTATAAGCCGGCTATCCCTTCTTTTTTTAAGAGCTTAGAGGAGTTCATTGAGTGGGATGAGCAAGGAAGGTTTCGGATCGAGAGAAATTACCGTCTAAAGACACATCTGCTAACGAAAAATGAGATCTTTATTCAAAACGGCGAGATGCATACGCATGGAGTCGGTGCACCTGATCTCGGACTTGGAGCTTACCGGAATACGGTCATCCTGAATGAGATGGCACAGGAGACTTTGTATCCAGTATCAAAAAAGAACGTTTTTCAAAACTTTCAAGGTGGAGAGCGATGCGTTGCTTTACTCCGTTAG
- a CDS encoding aspartate aminotransferase family protein, translating to MVTKQLSRNDIFLQQQEHRESNARSYPRRIPIAIEEAEGIFVKDADGKKYYDCLAGAGTLALGHNHPVVIEAIEQVIRDKRPLHTLDLTTPIKEDFVTELFDSLPGDFAKRAKIQFCGPTGGDAIEAAVKLCKTATGRQSILSFQGGYHGSTHGTMALSGNLGPKEKVRGLMPDVHFLPYPYTYRCPFGVGGEESQRISSQYIENLLDDPESGVLPPAAMILEIVQGEGGSIPAPIEWLKEMRRITEERGIPLIIDEVQTGIGRTGKLFAFEHAGITPDVLVLSKAIGGSLPLSVVVYDKKLDQWSPGAHIGTFRGNQMAMAAGMASLRYIKENNLAAHAEKMGDLFVSKLASIQQKYPEIGEIRGRGLMIGAEIVNPKGKKANSGSHPAHPSLASAIQRECFNRGLILEVGGRHGSVVRFLPPLIITEDQVREITDIFTQAIEAAAVRK from the coding sequence ATGGTGACTAAGCAACTGTCCAGGAATGATATTTTTCTTCAACAGCAGGAACACCGGGAGTCAAATGCCAGGTCCTATCCCCGCAGAATTCCAATTGCAATCGAGGAAGCGGAGGGCATTTTTGTAAAAGACGCAGATGGAAAGAAATACTATGATTGCCTTGCCGGAGCAGGGACTCTGGCACTCGGACATAATCATCCTGTCGTGATCGAGGCGATTGAACAGGTTATCCGGGACAAGCGGCCTTTGCACACGCTCGATCTGACAACACCAATAAAAGAAGATTTCGTAACAGAACTTTTTGATAGCCTGCCGGGTGACTTTGCGAAAAGAGCCAAAATCCAATTTTGCGGACCAACCGGAGGAGATGCGATTGAAGCAGCGGTAAAACTATGCAAAACAGCAACCGGCAGACAGAGCATTCTTTCCTTCCAGGGGGGGTACCATGGCTCAACACACGGTACGATGGCATTGAGCGGTAATCTGGGGCCTAAGGAGAAAGTGAGAGGGTTAATGCCGGATGTTCACTTTTTGCCGTATCCATACACCTATCGCTGCCCATTTGGCGTTGGCGGAGAAGAAAGCCAGCGCATCAGTTCCCAATACATCGAAAATTTGTTGGACGATCCGGAAAGCGGTGTTCTTCCTCCAGCAGCGATGATCTTGGAGATCGTTCAGGGTGAAGGAGGAAGCATTCCGGCTCCTATCGAGTGGTTAAAGGAAATGAGAAGAATCACAGAAGAAAGAGGCATCCCGCTGATTATCGATGAGGTTCAGACTGGAATCGGAAGAACAGGGAAATTATTTGCATTTGAACACGCAGGCATCACTCCAGATGTATTGGTTCTCTCAAAAGCGATAGGTGGAAGCTTGCCGCTTTCGGTTGTTGTATATGATAAAAAGCTTGATCAATGGTCTCCGGGTGCGCATATCGGAACATTCAGGGGCAATCAGATGGCAATGGCTGCTGGAATGGCTTCCTTGCGGTATATCAAGGAGAATAACTTAGCTGCACATGCTGAAAAAATGGGAGATCTGTTCGTTTCAAAGCTTGCCAGCATTCAGCAGAAGTATCCTGAAATCGGAGAAATCAGGGGCAGAGGCTTGATGATCGGAGCTGAAATTGTAAATCCAAAAGGCAAGAAAGCAAACAGCGGCAGCCATCCTGCTCATCCATCCTTAGCCAGTGCCATTCAAAGGGAGTGCTTTAACCGTGGATTAATTCTTGAAGTAGGCGGGCGCCATGGCAGCGTTGTCCGATTCCTGCCTCCGTTGATTATTACAGAAGATCAAGTGCGGGAGATAACGGATATCTTTACCCAGGCGATCGAAGCTGCTGCGGTAAGGAAGTAG
- a CDS encoding MFS transporter, with translation MRCFTPLARIALYSCVFLFVFTEVLFSPFYPQFFQKVFGVTDLHFTGTYLFMCRLAVVAASPLWGWLSKIVESRRLLLIGQAGTAISCGMMAISSNEIQFMMWSLVLLLFKSSYLLLYKFLIQSAQDQKAVSAYYHGLTQCAAAGAALASSWLIQLQNPLAVFWWIGGLDLLQAIICLAVFSKAAPFSSSARSARKRGDLRFLIKLAITVFTLHFAVALIRPLFTVYTEAAYGSSYWESSFLFLLPSVMTLGALPVMKKLKSENLQRMYMISGAMVLISIIMQGASSTVVLFTASRCLFGFFLAICLASLDMSLFQKGREAGHHYGLIFSCQNLGLLLAPVSVPALAENGASSVPFWAAGLILAVHLPAAFVAFGWQPSKSRTKAA, from the coding sequence ATGCGTTGCTTTACTCCGTTAGCACGGATTGCTTTATACTCCTGTGTGTTTCTGTTCGTCTTTACTGAAGTGCTGTTTTCGCCGTTCTATCCACAATTTTTTCAAAAGGTGTTTGGAGTTACTGACCTTCATTTTACAGGAACATACCTTTTTATGTGCCGTCTGGCAGTTGTTGCAGCATCACCTCTATGGGGTTGGCTCTCCAAAATAGTGGAGAGCAGGAGACTGCTGCTCATAGGACAGGCCGGAACCGCTATATCGTGCGGCATGATGGCGATATCATCGAATGAAATTCAATTTATGATGTGGTCTTTGGTGCTGCTTCTCTTTAAGAGCAGCTATCTGCTTTTGTATAAGTTCTTGATTCAATCGGCACAAGATCAAAAAGCAGTTTCTGCATACTACCACGGTCTAACGCAATGTGCCGCGGCGGGAGCTGCTTTGGCCAGTTCATGGCTGATCCAACTTCAAAATCCGCTTGCTGTATTCTGGTGGATCGGCGGATTGGATCTGCTGCAGGCCATCATTTGCCTGGCTGTTTTTTCCAAGGCAGCTCCCTTCTCATCCTCAGCACGTTCTGCCAGGAAAAGAGGAGATCTTCGTTTCTTGATCAAGCTTGCTATTACGGTTTTTACATTGCATTTTGCGGTTGCTTTAATCAGGCCTTTGTTTACCGTATATACTGAAGCAGCATATGGAAGCTCCTACTGGGAGAGCTCGTTCTTGTTCCTTTTGCCAAGCGTTATGACATTGGGTGCCCTGCCTGTAATGAAAAAGCTGAAATCAGAAAACTTGCAGAGAATGTATATGATTTCGGGGGCAATGGTACTCATCTCAATCATCATGCAGGGAGCAAGTTCAACGGTCGTACTGTTCACGGCCAGCCGCTGTCTATTTGGATTTTTTCTGGCGATCTGTCTGGCTAGTCTGGATATGAGCCTGTTTCAGAAAGGAAGAGAGGCAGGACATCATTACGGATTAATTTTCTCGTGTCAAAACCTTGGCTTGCTGCTGGCTCCAGTCAGTGTGCCAGCACTGGCTGAGAATGGAGCATCATCTGTACCTTTTTGGGCAGCGGGATTGATTCTAGCTGTTCATTTGCCTGCAGCATTTGTTGCTTTCGGCTGGCAGCCATCCAAATCGCGAACCAAAGCTGCTTAA
- a CDS encoding ABC transporter ATP-binding protein, producing the protein MIEFKNVTKKYRNHRAVDNLSLSLPQGKIIGVVGENGSGKSTTLKLISGLIRPSKGSVSVDGEEVSRNISRKVSYLSELDTYYSFYTVGETIDYYASIYSDFNRSKAEEILDYMKLDRSKKVKNLSKGNRGRLKIAVTLAREVPVILMDEPLSGLDPMVRDSIVKGLLSFVDFETQTIIITTHEIKEIEPILDLVVLIKDGRVLRMEDVEEIRIHQNVSIVEWMKKEYE; encoded by the coding sequence GTGATTGAATTTAAGAATGTGACCAAGAAATATAGAAACCATCGTGCAGTGGATAACCTTTCGCTGTCATTGCCGCAGGGGAAAATCATCGGAGTTGTAGGGGAGAACGGCAGCGGGAAGTCAACAACGCTGAAATTAATCTCTGGACTAATCCGGCCTTCTAAGGGCAGTGTATCAGTTGATGGGGAGGAAGTGTCCCGTAATATTAGCAGAAAAGTTTCCTATCTTTCAGAACTGGATACGTATTATTCCTTTTATACCGTTGGAGAAACGATTGATTATTACGCATCCATATACAGTGATTTTAACCGCAGCAAGGCGGAAGAAATTCTGGACTATATGAAGCTCGACCGCAGCAAAAAAGTGAAGAACCTCTCCAAAGGAAACCGGGGCCGGTTAAAGATCGCTGTCACACTGGCGAGAGAAGTCCCCGTGATTCTCATGGATGAACCGCTGTCTGGGCTGGATCCTATGGTAAGGGATTCCATTGTGAAAGGTCTGCTGTCTTTTGTAGACTTTGAAACTCAAACCATCATTATTACAACACACGAGATTAAAGAGATTGAACCTATTCTTGATCTGGTCGTCTTAATTAAAGATGGAAGGGTACTCCGCATGGAAGACGTAGAGGAAATCCGGATCCATCAGAATGTGTCCATCGTGGAATGGATGAAGAAAGAATATGAGTAA
- a CDS encoding GntR family transcriptional regulator, with the protein MADDFNASKPIYMQLADRINRQILRKELVTGQKLPSVREMAIQSGVNPNTVQRTYSELERMGSVESKRGQGTFVTENQSVLNELRQNLKKEQISSFFADMKEMGFSAEEMMAGLQEFISSEESGEQRD; encoded by the coding sequence ATGGCAGACGATTTTAATGCATCCAAACCGATATACATGCAGCTCGCCGACCGGATTAACCGCCAAATTCTTCGTAAAGAACTGGTAACCGGGCAGAAGCTGCCGTCTGTCAGAGAGATGGCGATCCAGTCGGGAGTCAACCCGAATACTGTTCAGCGAACCTACAGTGAATTAGAAAGGATGGGTAGTGTGGAATCAAAAAGGGGTCAAGGGACGTTTGTAACGGAAAACCAATCAGTATTAAACGAACTTCGGCAAAATTTGAAAAAAGAGCAGATTTCATCCTTTTTTGCCGACATGAAAGAAATGGGATTTTCAGCAGAAGAAATGATGGCAGGCTTACAAGAGTTCATCTCATCCGAAGAAAGCGGTGAACAGCGTGATTGA
- a CDS encoding IucA/IucC family protein — MNSKLLAEQATIQSFLNCYLRETKVKGKPEDQPLISTLHHQNIDLLIPVKYWSPTGRHLFSFPIMFQTKGGGKPIPADYLSLVSLISKELLLQQGREDAEDELVLRVIMSCQSMKEYIQKRMKDAGKLTEKDFTFIEAEQSLILGHLMHPTPKSKQGMSPWEERIYTPELEGEFLLHYFKVHRSLVLQESSAAMSAEEIVRTMILDDPAVSHNFVMEHCMDKDFCLVPAHPLQARELVKRPAVQQLMKQKKIIDIGEAGIPFTPTSSLRTVYNKASRYMFKFSVPVKITNSLRANKPKELERGVEVSRLLQTEIGEKLKERFPAFQIVRDPACLNINTGEKESGFEVVIRENPFYCNEKNISLIAGLCQDHPYGGENRLYTIIKSLADEENRSVQEVSEDWFQRYLSLSLEPMLWLYENYGLALEAHQQNSIIQLQDGYPAAFYYRDNQGYYYAESKAHELRDLLPGLSGKSETICSDEVANERLRYYLFFNHLFGLINGFGTAGLADEKKLLGQLRISLMKHTKSAELSSSLLKSLLNEQELPCKANLLTRLYDKDELIGSLEDQSVYVNVENPIFQKVGILYEV, encoded by the coding sequence GTGAACAGCAAGCTGCTTGCAGAGCAAGCCACCATACAAAGCTTTCTTAACTGTTATTTGCGTGAAACAAAAGTTAAAGGAAAACCGGAAGATCAACCATTGATCAGTACATTGCATCATCAAAACATCGACCTTCTTATTCCAGTAAAGTACTGGTCACCAACAGGAAGGCACCTGTTTTCATTTCCGATCATGTTTCAGACAAAGGGAGGAGGCAAGCCTATTCCTGCGGATTACCTGAGCCTGGTTTCTCTCATTTCAAAAGAACTCCTTCTTCAGCAAGGAAGAGAAGATGCAGAAGATGAGCTCGTTCTAAGGGTCATTATGAGCTGCCAGAGCATGAAGGAGTACATCCAAAAACGGATGAAAGATGCGGGGAAACTGACAGAGAAGGACTTTACATTTATTGAAGCAGAACAATCTCTTATACTCGGACACCTCATGCATCCAACACCCAAAAGCAAACAGGGCATGTCACCTTGGGAAGAGCGAATTTACACGCCTGAATTAGAAGGGGAATTTCTGCTTCACTATTTTAAAGTTCATCGTTCCCTTGTCCTTCAAGAATCATCAGCCGCCATGTCTGCTGAAGAGATCGTTAGAACTATGATTCTTGACGATCCTGCCGTTTCTCATAATTTTGTGATGGAGCATTGCATGGATAAAGATTTCTGCCTTGTTCCTGCTCATCCGCTCCAGGCAAGAGAGCTTGTAAAACGGCCAGCTGTTCAACAACTGATGAAACAAAAGAAAATAATAGATATTGGGGAGGCGGGTATTCCTTTTACTCCCACTTCATCGTTGCGTACGGTATACAACAAAGCATCCCGGTACATGTTTAAGTTCTCTGTACCTGTAAAAATTACGAATTCGCTGAGAGCTAATAAGCCCAAAGAGCTTGAAAGAGGAGTAGAGGTCTCTCGTCTATTACAAACAGAAATCGGAGAAAAGCTGAAAGAGAGGTTTCCGGCGTTTCAGATCGTTAGAGATCCTGCCTGCTTGAATATAAATACGGGAGAAAAAGAATCCGGATTTGAAGTTGTCATCCGGGAGAATCCGTTTTATTGCAATGAGAAAAATATCAGCCTGATTGCAGGACTCTGCCAGGACCATCCTTATGGAGGAGAAAACAGACTGTATACGATTATAAAATCCTTAGCGGACGAAGAAAACAGAAGCGTGCAGGAGGTCAGCGAGGATTGGTTTCAACGTTATCTGTCACTGTCTCTTGAACCAATGCTCTGGCTGTATGAAAATTATGGACTGGCATTGGAAGCGCACCAGCAGAACTCTATTATCCAGCTCCAGGATGGATACCCTGCAGCCTTCTACTATAGGGACAACCAAGGGTATTACTATGCTGAATCGAAGGCACATGAGTTGAGGGACCTCCTTCCAGGCCTCAGCGGAAAAAGTGAAACGATATGTTCAGATGAAGTAGCGAATGAAAGGCTCAGGTATTATCTCTTTTTTAATCATCTGTTTGGGCTGATCAACGGATTTGGAACCGCGGGATTGGCGGATGAAAAGAAGCTTTTGGGACAGTTGAGGATTTCTCTCATGAAGCATACCAAATCAGCAGAACTCTCAAGCTCACTGCTCAAAAGTCTGCTGAACGAGCAAGAGCTTCCCTGCAAGGCCAATCTTCTAACGAGGCTATACGATAAAGATGAGCTGATCGGTTCGCTTGAAGATCAATCTGTTTACGTAAACGTGGAGAATCCAATTTTTCAAAAGGTAGGGATTCTTTATGAAGTATAG
- a CDS encoding IucA/IucC family protein → MLFKEELGNHLNKKNWFQANQRLLAKMISEYMYEDMLVPERVEGAHYILTVSGYVHYRFEAEARLFDSYSVHEGSIERYSDGSWEQAESAVQFILDIQHLIRMSSETAGHLIKELNATLLADVNLISKKTKTADELAELDYAELEGEMTGHPWITYNKGRIGFGYDDYLKFAPENQRVTTLSWLAVRKHRASFQSVNGLRYEFLIESELDERTRDVFENVLREKGVSKEEYFFMPVHEWQWKNIIIQHFPEDLANDHFIPLGEGPDVYLPQQSIRTFVNTDHKHKHHVKLPMSILNTLVYRGLPAERTLITPRITEFIKGIAEKDSFLKDTCEVILPGEIASLNVDQLSFQQLKGAPYQYLEMLGVIWRESIHTYLKDGEKAITLAALTHSDLEGKPYVQSLMEKSGLSPEIWIKQLFRTILPPLLHYLYQYGTVFSPHGQNTILVLKDHQPHRLAIKDFVDDVNISDQPFTELAGLENELKAVLRSEPPEGLTQFIFTGLFICHLRYLSDQLVKNHLLDEREFWKLLAEEIYAYQDRFPALKDRFELFDFFKPQMTKLCLNRNRMVDYGYGDGEDRPHASEFGKVNNALSLFSRQEAK, encoded by the coding sequence ATGTTATTTAAAGAAGAACTCGGCAACCATTTGAACAAAAAAAATTGGTTTCAAGCCAATCAAAGGCTGTTGGCAAAAATGATTTCAGAATATATGTATGAAGATATGCTCGTACCGGAAAGGGTGGAGGGCGCTCATTATATTTTAACGGTAAGCGGCTATGTTCACTACCGGTTTGAAGCGGAGGCAAGATTGTTTGACAGTTACTCAGTCCATGAGGGTTCAATTGAACGGTACAGCGACGGAAGCTGGGAACAGGCGGAAAGTGCGGTGCAGTTCATTCTTGACATTCAGCACTTGATTAGAATGTCCTCCGAAACAGCGGGACATTTGATTAAGGAACTGAATGCAACACTGCTGGCAGATGTGAATCTGATCAGTAAGAAAACAAAGACAGCGGATGAGCTTGCAGAACTGGACTATGCGGAGTTGGAGGGGGAGATGACGGGACATCCGTGGATCACGTACAACAAAGGCCGAATCGGTTTTGGGTACGATGATTACTTGAAGTTTGCTCCAGAGAATCAGCGGGTAACCACCCTCTCCTGGCTGGCCGTAAGAAAGCATCGGGCTTCGTTTCAGTCGGTGAACGGACTCCGTTATGAATTTCTGATTGAATCTGAACTCGATGAGCGTACCCGAGATGTTTTTGAGAACGTGCTTCGTGAAAAAGGGGTTTCTAAAGAAGAATATTTCTTTATGCCGGTCCATGAATGGCAATGGAAGAACATAATCATTCAGCATTTTCCGGAGGATCTCGCCAATGACCATTTCATTCCGCTTGGCGAAGGGCCGGATGTTTATCTTCCTCAGCAGTCCATCAGGACGTTTGTGAATACGGATCATAAGCATAAACATCATGTGAAGCTTCCAATGAGCATTCTTAACACGCTCGTATATCGGGGGTTGCCTGCTGAACGGACGCTGATCACACCAAGAATCACTGAATTTATCAAAGGCATTGCAGAGAAAGACTCTTTCTTAAAAGATACATGTGAAGTGATCCTGCCGGGTGAAATCGCCAGCTTGAATGTTGATCAGCTTTCCTTCCAGCAACTGAAAGGAGCGCCATATCAGTACTTGGAAATGCTCGGTGTCATTTGGAGAGAGAGTATTCACACGTATCTGAAAGATGGTGAAAAAGCGATCACACTCGCAGCTCTCACACACAGCGACCTGGAGGGAAAGCCGTATGTCCAAAGCTTGATGGAAAAATCCGGGCTGTCGCCTGAAATATGGATCAAGCAGCTGTTCCGTACGATTCTGCCGCCGCTGCTGCATTATCTTTATCAATATGGTACTGTCTTTTCACCGCACGGCCAGAACACGATTTTGGTGCTGAAGGATCATCAGCCCCACCGGCTGGCGATTAAGGATTTTGTTGATGACGTTAATATAAGTGACCAGCCATTTACAGAGCTTGCGGGACTTGAAAATGAGCTGAAAGCTGTTTTGCGCAGTGAGCCTCCTGAAGGTTTGACGCAGTTTATTTTCACCGGCTTGTTCATTTGCCACTTGCGTTATTTATCCGATCAGCTGGTAAAAAACCACCTATTGGATGAACGGGAATTTTGGAAGCTGCTCGCTGAAGAAATTTATGCTTATCAAGATCGGTTCCCAGCCCTCAAGGACCGTTTCGAGCTGTTTGATTTCTTTAAACCGCAGATGACCAAACTTTGTCTTAATCGAAATCGGATGGTCGATTACGGTTATGGTGATGGTGAAGATCGTCCGCATGCCTCAGAATTTGGAAAAGTAAACAATGCATTAAGCCTTTTCTCAAGGCAGGAAGCGAAATAA